Proteins encoded together in one Acholeplasma hippikon window:
- a CDS encoding class I SAM-dependent rRNA methyltransferase, whose amino-acid sequence MSKLKVFLKPKEEFRLKDGENFVYSNEIDKLEGDIKSGEIASVYSSRGEFIGKEFLNTNSKIFVRILSRKDVDLDKNFFKKLIKEANDSRIDLGFDNSYRLFFSEADGIPGLIIDKYDNYLVIQISSYGIDQRKQMFVDIMVELFNPKGIYERSDLPSRSKEGLEQFKGVLYGDVPDEIIIYENHIKLAIDVKNGQKTGTFLDQKANHYAIKSYVKNKDVLDCFSHIGGFALHAASFGAKEVLALDISKDATLQIEKNAKLNGFSNVKTEVCDVFDKLREFNKENRKFDVIVLDPPAFVKKKEDIKKAYQGYKEINLQAMKMLRSGGYLITCSCSHYMYPELFLEMIADATLDSNRKVQMIDFKIQDADHPVLFSADASLYLKYVVVKVSDHA is encoded by the coding sequence ATGTCAAAGTTAAAAGTATTTTTAAAACCGAAAGAAGAATTTAGATTAAAAGATGGAGAAAACTTCGTCTATTCAAATGAAATTGATAAGTTAGAAGGCGACATTAAATCTGGAGAAATCGCAAGTGTTTATAGTTCTAGAGGCGAATTTATTGGAAAAGAATTTTTAAATACCAATTCAAAAATCTTTGTTAGAATTTTATCTAGAAAAGATGTTGATTTAGATAAAAACTTTTTCAAGAAATTAATTAAAGAGGCTAATGATTCAAGAATAGACTTGGGATTTGATAATTCATATCGTTTATTCTTTTCTGAAGCTGATGGCATTCCTGGATTAATTATTGATAAATATGATAACTATTTAGTCATTCAAATTTCATCATATGGAATTGACCAAAGAAAACAAATGTTTGTAGATATTATGGTTGAATTATTTAACCCTAAAGGAATTTACGAACGCAGTGATTTACCATCTAGATCTAAAGAAGGACTAGAACAATTTAAAGGTGTCTTATATGGTGATGTTCCAGATGAAATCATCATTTATGAAAACCATATTAAACTCGCTATCGATGTTAAAAATGGTCAAAAAACTGGTACTTTCTTAGACCAAAAAGCAAACCATTACGCTATTAAGTCATATGTCAAAAATAAAGATGTTTTAGACTGCTTCTCTCATATTGGTGGCTTTGCCTTACATGCTGCAAGTTTTGGTGCTAAAGAAGTATTAGCATTAGATATTTCTAAAGATGCAACACTTCAAATTGAAAAGAATGCTAAACTCAATGGATTTAGTAATGTTAAGACTGAAGTTTGCGATGTCTTTGATAAACTAAGAGAATTTAACAAAGAAAATAGAAAGTTTGATGTCATCGTTTTAGACCCACCAGCATTTGTTAAGAAAAAAGAAGATATCAAGAAGGCTTATCAAGGCTATAAAGAAATTAATCTTCAAGCAATGAAGATGTTAAGATCAGGAGGGTATCTTATTACATGTAGTTGTAGTCATTATATGTATCCTGAATTATTCTTAGAAATGATTGCAGATGCAACACTTGATAGTAACCGTAAAGTTCAAATGATTGACTTTAAGATTCAAGATGCTGATCATCCAGTGCTTTTCAGTGCTGATGCATCTTTATATTTAAAGTATGTTGTTGTTAAAGTATCTGATCACGCTTAA
- a CDS encoding heavy metal translocating P-type ATPase, producing MKTHKRHHEHSILNHPDPNLKHTHHDDDGDEHHHNLKLIVGLYFIGLGLFIISLFFRGTTAEVVLNLIAIVLSGFHVIYEGIEDTITETRKQRKFRPNVHILMTLGAIGSMIIGDFNEATLLILIFAGSHFLEDYAEGRSRREITNLLSITPKTARRIKEDGSIELIDVKDIKVKDRLQVLIGDQVPTDGVIIKGNSDINESVITGESIPVFKKEEDNVYGSSINLSNELIIEVTKDASETVIAKIIELVSQTKKNISKTAKIIKRIEPIYVNIVLIFAPIFYLMGLYLFGWGHDVSFYKTCVLLIVTSPCALAATDIPATLSSISNLAKRGVLFKGGSYLSNISDMKAIAFDKTGTLTIGKPVVVDKFVVTTAATKDISLYEKLLVSMERQSNHPLALAILNHYQNVETMEIEVENIIGVGLKTTYDNNVYTITKPAYLKDITGSTKEKIDEFSKEGKTVIVFAKNNEAEIILALQDIAKDNVKEVITYFKENGVKPVMITGDSRLTATAIANQVGIEDIYANVMPDQKQAIVMELKEKYGVTTMLGDGINDAPALTAADIGIAMKDGTDIAIDVADGVLMKNDLSKFIYTHQISKKLRRIVLENIFFSMGVVLLLLISNIIGVMDMPIAVTFHEGSTILVILNGLRMLIPLKTNIK from the coding sequence ATGAAAACACATAAAAGACATCATGAACATAGTATTTTAAATCATCCAGATCCCAACTTAAAACATACACATCACGATGATGATGGTGATGAACATCATCATAATTTAAAATTGATTGTTGGTTTATATTTTATTGGATTAGGTTTATTTATCATTTCATTATTCTTTAGAGGAACAACAGCTGAAGTTGTTTTAAATTTAATTGCTATAGTTTTATCAGGATTCCATGTAATTTATGAAGGTATTGAAGATACAATAACTGAAACAAGAAAACAAAGAAAATTTAGACCAAACGTCCATATCTTAATGACACTTGGTGCGATTGGATCTATGATTATTGGTGACTTTAATGAAGCCACACTCCTAATCTTGATTTTCGCAGGGTCTCATTTCTTAGAAGACTATGCTGAAGGTAGAAGTCGAAGAGAAATTACAAATCTATTGAGTATCACACCTAAAACAGCAAGAAGAATAAAAGAAGATGGCTCAATCGAATTAATTGATGTAAAAGATATTAAAGTTAAAGATCGTTTACAAGTTTTAATTGGTGATCAAGTACCAACTGATGGTGTGATTATTAAAGGTAACTCTGATATTAATGAATCAGTGATTACAGGGGAATCTATACCAGTCTTTAAAAAAGAAGAAGATAATGTATATGGTTCATCTATTAACTTAAGTAATGAATTAATTATTGAAGTAACTAAAGATGCTTCAGAAACTGTAATTGCGAAAATTATTGAATTAGTCAGTCAAACAAAGAAAAATATTTCTAAAACTGCAAAAATTATAAAACGTATTGAACCAATTTATGTAAATATAGTTCTAATTTTCGCTCCAATATTTTATCTAATGGGCTTATATTTATTTGGTTGGGGACATGATGTATCATTCTATAAAACATGTGTATTATTAATTGTCACATCTCCATGTGCACTTGCTGCAACTGATATTCCAGCTACTTTATCATCTATTTCTAACTTAGCTAAACGTGGGGTTTTATTTAAAGGTGGAAGTTATTTATCAAATATTTCTGATATGAAAGCTATTGCCTTTGATAAGACAGGTACATTAACAATTGGTAAACCAGTTGTTGTAGATAAATTTGTTGTAACTACAGCTGCAACTAAAGATATTTCTTTATATGAAAAACTATTAGTTTCAATGGAACGTCAATCAAATCATCCGCTTGCATTAGCGATTTTAAATCATTATCAAAATGTAGAAACAATGGAAATTGAAGTAGAAAATATTATTGGTGTTGGTCTAAAAACAACATATGACAATAATGTGTATACAATTACTAAACCTGCATATTTAAAAGATATCACTGGTAGTACAAAAGAAAAAATCGATGAGTTTTCAAAAGAAGGTAAGACAGTCATTGTCTTCGCTAAAAATAATGAAGCAGAAATAATTCTTGCACTTCAAGATATAGCAAAAGATAATGTGAAAGAAGTCATTACATACTTTAAAGAAAACGGTGTTAAACCAGTTATGATAACAGGTGACAGTCGCTTGACTGCTACAGCAATTGCAAATCAAGTTGGTATCGAAGATATTTATGCAAATGTAATGCCAGATCAAAAACAAGCCATTGTCATGGAATTAAAAGAAAAGTATGGTGTCACAACAATGCTTGGTGATGGTATAAATGATGCACCAGCATTAACTGCAGCTGATATTGGTATTGCGATGAAAGATGGTACAGATATTGCCATTGATGTTGCTGATGGTGTTTTAATGAAAAATGATTTATCTAAGTTTATTTATACACATCAAATTAGTAAAAAGTTAAGAAGGATTGTTCTTGAAAATATATTCTTCTCAATGGGAGTTGTTTTATTACTCTTAATTTCTAATATTATCGGGGTAATGGATATGCCAATTGCGGTAACATTCCATGAAGGTAGTACAATTTTGGTCATTTTAAATGGATTACGTATGCTCATACCGCTTAAAACAAACATAAAATAA
- a CDS encoding rhodanese-like domain-containing protein, translated as MLFKKIPSIKWSELKDDDFIIDVREPYEFEAFHAKGAKNIPLGQIRKFNTNKRVYVTCQSGMRSKLAVKILRANGIDAINIKGGMMKYYTK; from the coding sequence ATGTTATTTAAAAAAATACCTAGCATAAAATGGAGTGAACTTAAAGATGATGACTTCATAATTGATGTAAGAGAGCCTTATGAATTCGAAGCATTTCATGCTAAAGGTGCTAAGAATATACCGTTAGGACAAATTCGTAAATTTAATACAAACAAACGTGTTTATGTTACATGTCAATCAGGAATGAGAAGTAAACTGGCTGTTAAGATATTAAGAGCTAATGGAATAGATGCCATCAATATTAAAGGTGGCATGATGAAATACTACACGAAATAG
- a CDS encoding helix-turn-helix domain-containing protein: MIQIGNRIKELRIAKKISQEKFSEDLFVTSSAVSKWENNLSYPDLDKIVDIANYFKVSVDYLLDYKIKDNHIDDLISSIETSYKEKTFIYKPEELEKLLKVYSQNFKVNYYIGKYLSFYRDPSGIERFDLALKALENAVLLFSQNNNKAITLYDLQLAIIELYIRMREPQKAIDFIDQNGLALEQQITKSIAYEMLKDHDKVLEHFSNGFILSLTRIINGTFTIMTSFFENKNYDEVKKIAEWTINLIESLVTRESEWALQLLNNATSYLMFAKYELGGNYLEELNKMVYYATVPVDPKSFKTDTLKFNYGKSLSIFNTSSGTNLYEEAIEQFQYATRFDNKYKLLLDIYEKRIKNERSKLKG, translated from the coding sequence ATGATACAAATTGGAAATAGAATTAAAGAATTAAGAATTGCTAAAAAAATTAGCCAAGAAAAATTTAGCGAAGATTTATTTGTCACATCCAGTGCAGTTTCTAAATGGGAAAACAATTTAAGTTATCCGGATTTAGATAAGATTGTAGATATTGCAAATTACTTTAAAGTATCTGTTGATTATTTATTAGACTACAAAATTAAAGATAACCATATTGATGATTTAATTAGTTCAATTGAAACATCATATAAAGAAAAAACATTTATCTATAAACCTGAAGAATTAGAAAAACTACTAAAGGTTTATAGTCAAAACTTTAAGGTGAATTATTATATTGGTAAGTATTTATCTTTCTATAGAGATCCAAGTGGAATAGAAAGATTTGATTTAGCATTAAAAGCATTAGAAAATGCAGTCTTACTATTTAGCCAAAATAATAATAAAGCAATTACGCTATATGATTTACAGTTAGCAATCATTGAATTATATATTCGCATGAGAGAACCACAAAAAGCAATCGACTTTATTGATCAAAACGGATTAGCTTTAGAACAGCAAATTACAAAATCAATTGCTTATGAAATGTTAAAAGACCATGATAAAGTATTGGAACATTTCTCAAATGGATTCATCTTAAGTTTAACAAGAATTATTAATGGTACATTTACTATCATGACGTCGTTTTTTGAGAATAAAAACTACGATGAAGTAAAGAAGATTGCTGAATGGACAATCAATTTAATTGAAAGTTTAGTAACTAGAGAATCTGAATGGGCTCTTCAATTATTAAATAATGCGACAAGTTATTTAATGTTTGCTAAGTACGAATTAGGGGGAAATTATTTAGAAGAATTAAACAAGATGGTTTATTATGCAACTGTCCCAGTTGATCCTAAATCATTTAAAACAGATACACTAAAATTCAACTATGGTAAATCATTGAGTATTTTCAACACTTCTTCAGGAACAAACCTTTATGAAGAAGCGATTGAACAATTCCAATATGCAACCAGATTTGACAATAAATATAAATTATTATTAGATATATATGAGAAGAGGATTAAAAATGAGAGATCAAAACTTAAGGGGTAA
- a CDS encoding ABC transporter ATP-binding protein codes for MRDQNLRGKYLKSFYRKNKFNMIFSIILSITLGVFNVGISVLLQQIIDVATYGNMDQFTEVLIISVAAIITLTIVYAIHNIFFPRYIHKALKQYKNDAVKDVMKKNIQSFNEVGSSKFLNSLTTDISNIEVKYLENILDLFSNFVMCIGAIISMLIFNVELTLVAILLSFFPVVATLLAGRRLVKYEQEVSEKSSSFLHFLKDSLNGFSVVKSFNAEDKINELIIEKNNELEESKEKRRVATEQIKMIGQITAIISQFAIFLYGTYLAINGGSITPGIIILFLQQMNFVVTPVTRIPTVISQRKAMLPLIDELAKNTLTEELHEEVIDDVTLEDGIEVKNLNYNYENHQVLKNINYKFEKNKSYALVGQSGSGKSTLLKVLSGNLNDFDGNIHFDGKPLEKLNKDRLNGMISLIEQNVFIFDSTINNNITMYGNFARERIDEAIKKAGLRPVIDIKGDLYQCGESGSGLSGGEKQRIAIARGLLRDAKLLLIDEATSALDNETSVYVSNQILNLKDLTRIVVTHRLEESVLRKYDEILVLNNGEIVESGNFDELILKDSVFKSMFVLQQG; via the coding sequence ATGAGAGATCAAAACTTAAGGGGTAAGTATTTAAAATCGTTTTATCGAAAAAACAAATTTAATATGATTTTTTCAATCATATTATCGATTACATTAGGAGTTTTTAACGTAGGTATATCAGTATTACTCCAACAAATAATTGACGTAGCAACCTATGGGAATATGGATCAATTCACTGAAGTTTTAATTATTTCAGTAGCAGCAATTATTACACTTACAATTGTTTATGCGATACACAATATATTCTTTCCAAGATATATTCATAAAGCATTAAAACAATATAAAAATGATGCAGTTAAAGATGTCATGAAGAAAAATATCCAATCATTTAATGAAGTTGGATCAAGTAAGTTCTTAAATTCACTTACAACAGATATTTCTAATATAGAAGTAAAGTATTTAGAAAATATCCTAGATTTATTTAGCAACTTTGTAATGTGTATTGGCGCAATCATTTCCATGTTAATCTTTAATGTAGAGTTAACATTAGTTGCGATTTTATTATCATTTTTTCCAGTTGTTGCGACATTATTAGCTGGTAGACGTTTAGTGAAGTATGAACAAGAAGTATCTGAAAAAAGTTCAAGTTTCTTACACTTTTTAAAGGATTCATTAAATGGATTTTCAGTTGTTAAGAGTTTTAATGCAGAAGATAAAATTAATGAATTAATTATTGAAAAAAATAATGAACTAGAAGAGTCAAAAGAAAAAAGAAGAGTAGCAACTGAGCAAATTAAAATGATTGGTCAGATTACAGCAATTATTTCACAGTTTGCGATTTTCTTATACGGAACCTATTTAGCAATTAATGGAGGTTCAATTACACCAGGGATTATTATTCTATTCTTACAACAAATGAACTTTGTTGTAACGCCGGTAACAAGAATACCAACAGTAATATCTCAAAGAAAAGCAATGTTACCACTTATTGATGAACTCGCTAAAAACACACTAACTGAAGAGTTACATGAAGAAGTAATTGATGATGTGACATTAGAAGATGGAATTGAAGTAAAGAACTTAAACTATAATTATGAGAATCACCAAGTCTTAAAAAATATTAATTATAAATTTGAAAAGAATAAGAGTTATGCTTTAGTTGGTCAATCAGGTTCAGGAAAATCTACCCTACTAAAGGTTTTATCAGGTAATCTTAATGACTTTGATGGTAACATTCATTTTGATGGTAAACCATTAGAAAAATTAAACAAAGATCGATTAAATGGTATGATTTCTTTAATCGAACAAAATGTCTTTATATTTGATTCAACAATCAATAACAATATTACAATGTATGGAAATTTTGCTAGAGAAAGAATCGATGAAGCAATTAAAAAAGCAGGATTAAGACCAGTAATTGATATAAAGGGTGATTTATATCAATGTGGGGAAAGTGGATCAGGATTATCTGGTGGTGAGAAACAAAGAATCGCTATTGCAAGAGGTTTACTCAGAGATGCAAAACTGCTATTAATTGATGAAGCAACCTCAGCTTTAGATAATGAAACCTCAGTTTATGTATCTAATCAAATCTTAAACTTAAAAGATTTAACAAGAATCGTTGTAACCCATCGATTAGAAGAAAGCGTATTAAGAAAATATGATGAAATCTTAGTTTTAAACAATGGTGAAATTGTAGAATCAGGAAACTTTGATGAATTGATTCTTAAAGATTCTGTATTTAAATCAATGTTTGTTCTACAACAAGGCTAA
- a CDS encoding GGDEF domain-containing protein: protein MISLIFTNLYANHIYKGIRQWLYGSVLFFFAVLIYSFDPTQTQEINFIFGNTAVAFSMVLFSHGTTKFLDHENDSKELSLLYLVVFGLLCVFKYINNQVEIRQVLMSFYVIYAMLRLAFVSFKYFDKPGFNYLKIHFALGLGISILHTLRIVLILLGIAPQTSNLFGVKYDELILASIALYITVMIAIMTVYINYKSTGILKNERHNLELESMTDYLTQLPNRRMLQSYLSNLMSKHKRFALIITDVDGFKDINDQYGHDIGDLVLKEYARVLNQHKRQQDFIARYGGDEFIIVIDDYETNDTLEKNLKSKLAEVATGIEVASIQFRIKTSVGVALYPTDGLTLDELFKKADSALYHVKSNGKNQIAFYQDIKSERI from the coding sequence TTGATAAGTTTAATTTTTACAAATTTATATGCAAATCACATCTATAAAGGCATTAGACAATGGCTTTATGGCAGTGTTTTATTCTTTTTTGCAGTCTTAATTTATAGTTTTGACCCCACACAAACACAAGAAATTAATTTTATATTTGGGAATACTGCAGTAGCGTTTTCAATGGTTTTATTCAGTCATGGTACAACTAAGTTTTTAGATCATGAGAATGATTCAAAAGAACTCTCCTTATTATATTTAGTAGTTTTTGGACTATTGTGTGTCTTTAAATATATTAATAATCAAGTTGAAATCAGACAAGTTTTAATGAGTTTTTATGTCATATATGCAATGTTAAGGCTAGCATTTGTTTCATTTAAATATTTTGATAAACCTGGGTTTAATTATTTAAAAATTCACTTTGCTTTAGGTCTAGGTATTTCAATATTGCACACGCTTAGAATTGTTCTTATTTTATTAGGTATAGCACCTCAAACATCTAATCTTTTTGGGGTTAAATATGATGAACTCATTCTTGCCTCAATCGCATTATATATTACAGTCATGATTGCAATAATGACAGTATATATTAACTATAAATCAACTGGTATTTTAAAAAATGAAAGACATAATTTAGAATTAGAATCAATGACAGATTATTTAACACAACTTCCAAATAGAAGAATGCTTCAAAGTTATTTGTCAAACTTAATGTCAAAACATAAACGATTTGCTTTAATCATTACCGATGTCGATGGATTTAAGGACATTAATGATCAGTATGGTCATGATATTGGAGATTTAGTTTTAAAAGAGTATGCACGCGTTTTAAACCAACATAAACGACAACAAGATTTTATTGCCCGCTATGGCGGAGATGAATTCATTATTGTGATTGATGATTATGAAACAAATGATACATTAGAAAAGAATTTAAAATCTAAATTAGCTGAGGTAGCGACAGGAATTGAAGTTGCAAGTATTCAGTTTAGAATAAAAACATCTGTAGGGGTTGCTTTATATCCAACAGATGGATTAACGCTTGATGAATTGTTTAAAAAAGCTGACTCTGCTTTATATCATGTTAAGTCAAATGGTAAGAATCAGATAGCGTTTTATCAAGATATTAAATCAGAGAGAATTTGA
- a CDS encoding ArsR/SmtB family transcription factor produces MDKVTIAKQNLLDEVTKGQVSDLFKSLSDPTRIAIIFALKGTELTVTELTVILEMTQSAISHQLRILRDNNIVSNKKIGKEVYYRLSDDHIYSIFNQAIEHVKE; encoded by the coding sequence ATGGATAAGGTCACAATTGCAAAACAAAATTTATTGGATGAAGTAACCAAAGGTCAAGTCTCTGATCTTTTTAAATCTTTATCAGACCCAACAAGAATCGCAATTATTTTTGCACTTAAGGGTACTGAACTCACCGTAACTGAATTAACAGTTATTTTAGAGATGACACAAAGTGCAATCTCACATCAATTAAGAATCTTAAGAGACAACAACATCGTATCAAATAAAAAAATAGGTAAAGAAGTTTATTATAGATTAAGTGATGATCATATTTACTCAATCTTTAATCAAGCTATCGAACACGTGAAGGAGTAA